Within the Candidatus Campbellbacteria bacterium genome, the region GGTATGGCGACATATTTTCAGGATAAATATATTTCAGACAAATATAGAAGAGAGTTTAATTATAAAGAAAAATATAAAAAAGCAAAAGAATTATATTCCGAAATACACAATATAAATCCGCATATTATAAAAAAGATTAGAACAGAAAAGTGTCCTAATCTAAAGGAAATGACTAAGGAGATTCTGTTAGAATATTGTAAAGGTTTAAAAGATGATACGGCTGAAGCATTAATTCAATCATTTTATAATGAACAATAGAGGAAAAAGCAGGGAAATAGGGAAGTGTGAGTTTTAACTGTTTCCTTTTGCTTGATTGTGAGGTTTGCATAACATCTCACAATTTTTGATATCAGTTTTACCACCATTACTCCAAGGTGTTACATGGTCGGCATCCATTTCTTTAAAATCCCATATTTTATCTTTTTTAGCATCGTGCCCAATAGCACAATAAGAACAATTTGATATCTTTTTCTTTTTGGCTTCAGCGGTTTGTTTATTGTAAACTTCTTTTTTGCCTGCATCATCAAACAAACGCACATCAAGTAATTTAGTATCTTTTGAGCCACCAAGAACATACTCAAAAATACCTTTCCGACTTTTAACATAAGGATCACCATAAAGTTTTTGAACTTCTTTTGATATTTTCTTTGAATCATATTTTTTCTTATGATATTCTTCATACAAACGCCCCCATTCCAGTCCTTGCATTTCCTTTTCAACATCTACAAACATGCCTGAGACCCAGTCAATCACTTTATTAAAATGTTTCTTCAACTCATTAATATTCTCATCATAGCGATGGCGACTCATATATTCGTCAATCTTTCCTTTACTCACCCAGTCCAATGCTCTCTCAAAAAATGCTTGTCTATCTGCACTACCTCTTACATAAGCATTCCATTTTTCTATATTTATATTTTGACTATTACTAAATTCTTTTTTGCCCAATGTGACAAAAGGTCCAGAATAGATTGCATTTAATAACTCCTGTTCGTTGAGTGGGATTCCTTTAATATTTATGGTCTTAAACCATTCTTTTATTTCACTCTCTGTTCCTTCACATTCATAAATAAGTAACTTCGTTTGCAAAATTTTCTCTTTTTTGTCTTTTGCAAGACCGCTAAAATATTGTTCCATTCCACCTTGATCTTTTATAGCAAATTTTTCACCTATAAATCTTCCAAGGCTTGTTATTCGCTGTTGACCGTCTAAAACCTCAAATTTGCTACCACTTGTTTTATTAAAATAAATCAATCCTATTGGGTATCCTTTTAGAACTGATTCAATTACAGCAGCCTCTTTTTCACCACCATCAGAGGCATAGAGATAATTGCGCTGATACTCTGGCTGAATGGTTAGTTTACCAGACAAACCAAATAGACCCTTGCCTTCAAGTTCGTTATACTCAAATCCTTTGCAGATATCTTCAACAGTAATATTGGTTTTTAAGGTTGTATTCATATCATTTTTTGTGTTTTATTAATATGCGTGCATATTGTGGTTTACCTTTTATATAAGTGCAATCTGTTGCGCTTTTTGTATTATTCATTAAATGCTCTCTTTCCCCTTTCACATTAGAATTTCCCAATATTTCAAATTGGTCTGGATTATATTTATCAAGAAAAGTAATTGGAACTCCCATCACACCATTATAATCGCTTGGAATTGCGTTTGTATAAGGTACCTCAATTGCATTATAGTTATCATAATTTTGATAACTATTTTCTTTTTTTCGTAATTGTTTGTTAAATTTTTTATTATCTCTCGCCGTCATAAGTGATAGTGGTTGATGTCGACGACCATGATCAAGATTTGTGAACCATCTTATACTTGGGACTCTGATATATTTATTTCCTTTTTCATCAATCCTTAAACTACTACTTCTAACCTCATAATAATTTGGCACTCTAAATTCAACATCACCGCTATGTATACTATAACCAAGCCATAATTTATTATCTTTAATCAGCGGAAATATTTCTTTATAGGTAATAGCATTAGAATTTCCCAGTATTAGAAATTTCTTATCGTATTCCATTAAATGTGCAACAAACTCTCTAAATAAAGAAAACGGAGGATTTGTAACTACTATGTCTGCTTGTTTTAATAATTCAATGCATTCATCACTTCTAAAATCGCCGTTTTCTTCCAAGGGTTTCCATTCATTGTTTTTATTTTGTCTCAATAATAAAGCAACGTCTTTTAAGTTAAACTCGCCATCGTCGTCTATATCGCCAACTTCATTTATAATCATAAATCTATTGGCTGTTATTTTTGGACGACCTTTTTTGGGTGTTAATGTTTTATCATCCCCAAACAATTCTAGTTGCGTATTTGCTATTGGCGAAGGTTTGTAACTAGTGGTTATTAGTCGTTTTAATCCAAGCCTCCCAAAATTGAGCACAAAATAACGAAAGAAATTACTCTCATAAGGGTCATCACAATTGCAATATACAACTTTGTCTCTAAAAGTATCAATATTATAATCTAAATATGCTTCAATTTCTTTTTGAATATCATTAAATTGAGTATAAAATTCATCTTTCTTGTTTCTTGCAGCATTTCTTAGATTTTTGTTTGAAGATTTTGCCATGTTCCACTGTTTTCTCTATTTTACCATAATGCCGGACCATAAAATGTCCCTCGCGATAGATAGAAATGTGCACAAAAAGGGAAATGAACTTGCTTTTTAATTGATATAATGGGGTTATCGTAAATATTATGAAAAAGGAAGAAAGAAAAAAAATAACAAAAGAGGA harbors:
- a CDS encoding adenine-specific methyltransferase EcoRI family protein, producing MAKSSNKNLRNAARNKKDEFYTQFNDIQKEIEAYLDYNIDTFRDKVVYCNCDDPYESNFFRYFVLNFGRLGLKRLITTSYKPSPIANTQLELFGDDKTLTPKKGRPKITANRFMIINEVGDIDDDGEFNLKDVALLLRQNKNNEWKPLEENGDFRSDECIELLKQADIVVTNPPFSLFREFVAHLMEYDKKFLILGNSNAITYKEIFPLIKDNKLWLGYSIHSGDVEFRVPNYYEVRSSSLRIDEKGNKYIRVPSIRWFTNLDHGRRHQPLSLMTARDNKKFNKQLRKKENSYQNYDNYNAIEVPYTNAIPSDYNGVMGVPITFLDKYNPDQFEILGNSNVKGEREHLMNNTKSATDCTYIKGKPQYARILIKHKK
- a CDS encoding DUF262 domain-containing protein, whose product is MNTTLKTNITVEDICKGFEYNELEGKGLFGLSGKLTIQPEYQRNYLYASDGGEKEAAVIESVLKGYPIGLIYFNKTSGSKFEVLDGQQRITSLGRFIGEKFAIKDQGGMEQYFSGLAKDKKEKILQTKLLIYECEGTESEIKEWFKTINIKGIPLNEQELLNAIYSGPFVTLGKKEFSNSQNINIEKWNAYVRGSADRQAFFERALDWVSKGKIDEYMSRHRYDENINELKKHFNKVIDWVSGMFVDVEKEMQGLEWGRLYEEYHKKKYDSKKISKEVQKLYGDPYVKSRKGIFEYVLGGSKDTKLLDVRLFDDAGKKEVYNKQTAEAKKKKISNCSYCAIGHDAKKDKIWDFKEMDADHVTPWSNGGKTDIKNCEMLCKPHNQAKGNS